The nucleotide sequence ATGACAACGGGTCCAATCCTTCTCCGCACACATGAGAGCAATGACATTGTCAGAAGCCAATTCAATAATCTCTTCTATGCCTTGTTTGAAAGCGTCGGACTTCATGTATTCTTCATATCCTCCATCACGAAACCCTCCTAACGATTCACCCATCCACTGGTAATCCATGTCATTGGTCAGCAATGTCTCTCTAAGGTTTTCTCGGTTGAATTGAGGATGCCTACGTGAATGCGGAAACCGCCGGACATCAACTAAGATATCAATCCTGTCGATTTCAAGGAGTTTCATGAATTCCTCCAGTGAGCTGTTAGAATGACCAAGGGTGAATATCTTCATCTTACTCATCG is from Candidatus Thorarchaeota archaeon and encodes:
- a CDS encoding DUF488 domain-containing protein, which codes for MKIFTLGHSNSSLEEFMKLLEIDRIDILVDVRRFPHSRRHPQFNRENLRETLLTNDMDYQWMGESLGGFRDGGYEEYMKSDAFKQGIEEIIELASDNVIALMCAEKDWTRCHREHISNHLAERGHEVTHILDETEKYKHPTLL